TAACGCAAAGTTTTATAATCCTGGATCAATACTTTAAGAATTATAAAAAAAGCTCCATATTGGAGCTTTTTTTATCTCTATATAAGACCATCCCGTTTTAAAAGTGCTTTACTATTTGGAAGTGTTCCCCTAAATTTCTTATACAACTCCATTGGGTCAACAGTATTTCCTTTAGAGAGGATATTAGATCTAAATGAGTTGGCAACTTCCTTATTAAAAATGCCCATTTCTTTAAAATATTCAAAAGCATCTGCATCTAATACTTCTGCCCACTTATATGAGTAATATCCAGATGAGTATCCACCTGCAAAGATATGTCCAAACCCAGTTGATGTATTCCCTTCAGTTTTAGGAAGAAGCCGTGTTTTTTCATTAATTTTATCCTCAAACTCTTCAACGCTTCCAATATCTTTTGGATCGGTAGTATGCCATGCCATATCAAGAAAACCTAAAGAGAGTTGTCTAATATTCATATTTCCAGCATTAAAAGTTTGTGATTTAACAACTTTTTCAATTAGATCCGTAGGTAGAACTTCGCCGGTATTGTAGTGTTTTGCAAATAGAGATAATGTTTCTGGTTCAAGAAGCCAATTTTCCATTATCTGAGAAGGAAGTTCCACAAAATCCCAATAAACATTTGGACTTGCTAAGGATTTATATCTAACATTACTTAGAAGTCCATGTAATGCATGACCAAATTCATGAAAAATTGTTCTTGTTTCATCAAAACTTAAAAGAGATGGTTTAGACTCTGTTGAAGGTGATAAATTTCCACAGATTAAAACATGTGGCCTCTCAATCTCTCCATTAGAAAGTCCCTGCACCTTAAATGTATTCATCCAGGCACCACTTCTTTTAGTCTCTCTAGGATATAGGTCTACATATAAAAGTCCAATATATGAATCATTATTATCCCTAACTTCGTAGGTTGTTACATCCTTATGGTATAGTTCTACGTTATTAACCTCTATAAAATTAAGGCCATACATCTTATTTGCAACATCAAAAACTCCATTAATAACATTTTCTGCTTTTAAATAGGGACGTAACACCTCAGGATCAAAATTATATTTTTTTAATTTTAACTTTTGGGAGTAGTAAGCAAAATCCCAACTATTAAAATCTTCAATATTATCCATCTCTTTTGCTAGCGCTTTGACCTCTTCAAGCTCATTTTTAGCAGCTGGATAAGCAGTTTCATAAATTTCGTTTAGAAAATTATCTACAATTTCAGGAGTGTTAGCCATCCTCTTCTCAAGAGTATAATGGGCGTGGGTATTGTAACCTAATAACCTAGCTCTTTTGAATTTAAGATCTATTGTCTCCTTGATAATGTCTCTGTTATCATACTCTCCGCCAAGATTTTTAGTTCCATAAGCTAGGGATAACTCTTTTCTAAGTTCTCTATCTTCTGCGTACTGCATTACAGGCAAATAACTTGGCATTTGCAGGGTAAAAACCCAGCCTTGCTCATATCCTTTGTTTTTAGCTGTAAAACTAGCAGCCTCTAGAGAGCTTTCAGGCAGACCTTTTACTCTTATAGGATCTGTAATATGTAATTCAAAGCTATTTGTTCCATCTAATGTGTTTTTTGAAAACTGTGGACCTAATAGACTTAGTTTTTCATCAATCTTCTGTAGCTCTATCTTCTCATCATCTTTTAATAGAGCCCCATTACGTCTAAAACTATTATACGTAATATCAAGAAGTCTTTTCTCTTCGGCTGATAAAGATAAATTTTCTCTATCATTATATATTTTATTCACTCTATCAAATAATTGAGTATCAGTAAAAATATCACCAGAAAATTTAGCTAGTTTGGGAGATATTTTCTCTGCTAGTTTCTTGAAATCAGCATCAGAGTCAAGACTATAAAGGTTAAAATATACATTGGCTACTTTATCAAGGTCCTCAGAAACAAATTCAAGAGCTTCTATTGTATTAGTAAAGTTAGGAGGTTCAACGTTGCTTTTTATCTTTTTAATATTGTTGTATGCATTAATCAACCCTATCTCTAGAGCTGGCAAGTAGTCATTCATTTCTATCTTAGAAAAGGGTATTGAGCCATATTTTGTATCATATTTATCTATTATCGGATTTTTCATCTATCTACTCTCCATTTTATTTATTAGATAAAGATATCATCAAAATAATATAAATTAAAGCATAGCTGTCCAAAACAAAAAAACTACAATTTAAGTATTTTATAAAAGTAATCTCCAAGGTATAATCTAAGTACCACACAAAGCACACACAAGGAGATTACTATGAGTTTTCATGATACTATTTTTCGACAAATACTACAATTAATTCCGAGATATGAATTTGAAAAAATTGTAAAATCAGAAAAAGGAGACTTCGCGAATAAAGGATTTTCCTGTTGGAACCAGTTTTCAGCAATGCTATTTGCTCAATTAAGCGGACAAACAGGTCTAAGGGGAATTGAGAACGGTTTAGAGCTTCAAAGTAAAAAGCTGTATCATTTAGGGATATCCAAAACTAAACGCTCAACGCTCTCTTATGCAAATAATAATCGTCCAAATGAGATCTATGAAAAACTATTTTACTCTTTATTATCAAAGCTTCATAGTAAACATAAAAATCATAAATTTAGATTTAAAAACCCACTTTATAGCGTAGATGCGAGTACTATAGATCTTTGTCTGAGCATGTTTGATTGGGCTCATTTTAGGAAAAAGAAGGGAGGAATTAAACTCCATGTGACATTAGATCATTCCAGTTATATTCCCTCATTTGTTACTGTGACGGATGCAAAAGTACATGAATCTAATGAAATTAAAAATGTTCCTTTTAAAAAAGATGATGTTATTGTTTTTGATAGAGGGTATACCGATTACCAATATTATTCAGATTTAGGTGAAGAAGGTATTTATTTTGTTACAAGACTGAAGAAAAATGCCAAATATTCTGTGCTTGACGATAAAGACGTTTCAAAGTATGAAAATATACTGTCTGAAAAAATCATAGTTTTTGATAAAATAATATCTAAGAAAGGAAAGCCTCTAAAACTGCGGCTTGTTGAAAGTTATGATCCTGATTTGAAGAAAAGTATAACACTAATTACAAATCACTTTTCATGGTCCCCCAGAACTATTTCAGCAATATATAAAGATAGATGGCAAATTGAAATTTTCTTCAAAACAATTAAGCAAAACCTAAAAATTAAAAGCTTTTTAGGAACAAGTCGAAATGCGGTTCTAACTCAAGTTTGGATCGTTATGATTTCGTTTCTGATATTGAAATATATGGAATTTCAATCTACTTTAGGTTGGACTGTATCTTCAATAATGGCTATATTATCTACGATATTATTTGCAAATCTAAACTTAATTGATTGGTTAACAGTCCCGCCTGATAAACAAGCTCCACAGAAAAGTTATCTGCTACAAAAGGAGTTGTTTTGATTGTATTGGACAGCTATGAAATTAAAGATAAAAATAGGGATGTCAATTTGAGATAAATATACTAAGATTATTAATATGGAATATAATGAACAGATAAAAGAACTATTAGAATCCTATCATGATAAAATTGAAACTGATATAATGCCTCAATTAACAAAGGAATTCTATAAATTATATGCAGGAGTTACAGAATTTTTTGGAAAATTAAAAAATAAAGGGCTTATTAAAGAAGATCCATACTTCAAAGAGTCTGAGATAATTGAATTAACAATTCCATCCCTTGAAATGTTTGAGGAAGCTGATGCTCAATGGAAGGTTGCTGAAAGGTTAACCCATTATGTATCTATTTTATCATTTATAACTCATAATTATACATTTAGTTTAAATACATTTAACTTTTCTGAATTAGAGAAAATCAAACAATTTTTAGATTATTATGATTGGAAGAGCCTATTAAATCCCTCAACAGCGGAACTAAATACCAGATCATTAGGTAAAATAGCTATCGAGTTTAGAAGTGCAACAGGTGATACCTTAATATTAAAAACCTATGAAAAATGTATAGATGGAATAATTAAAAGTATTGATCAGATACTTATTAAATTAAAATTTGTTCTTCTCTACTTAAAAGAGAGTTATAAACTTTTTATTAGAGTTGATATTCTTCCAATAATTAAAGAGAAAAATCCCAATATATTAGTATCTAAAGTTCTGGATTCAATATCAGATGAAATTAAAAAGAACTACTCTTATTTAAAGTTTTATAAAAAATTTATAAGTGAAGTTATTAACGAAGAGTTCTCATCAGATGGATCAGTATTAAAAGATAACATAATAAAAAAATTGTCTATAACAAAAAAGAACGAAACAAAAGAGAAAAAAGATGATAAAGTTGATACAACCAAGAATTTAATACAGCTTTTAATGGAGATTGGTAAAATACGAATTCATCTAGCCTCTAGTATGGAAAAACTCTATTTTAATCATAATAATTTAAGAAAAGCTGATGGGAACTTCATAATAAAATTCTTTAGATTTCTTGGTTCTCAATTATTTAATACAAAAACTAAAACAGTTTATAATATTAGTATCCCTACTAAGTCAGGAAAGGGTAAAAGCTTAGAGATACATTTTGAGAAATTTTATGATGAGATTAAAAAACTAGAGTTTGATTTATTAAATTTTGCGGAAGAAGATAAAACAACTTTCTATGTTAGGGATAATAAATCTGAAATTAATAAAAAAATAGATATCCTAATAACCAGCATTAAGAAGCAGATAAAGATTTTTGTAGGTCTAGATAACTACTTAAAGTTTGAATTAAAGAATAGTCACTTAAAGGCTAAAGGTATCAAGCCTGAAATTACAGTTATGAAAACAATAATTAATAGTAGTACGGCTATGTATAGAGAGTACTTAGATGAAGTAGATGGTAAATAATTTACCATCTATTAATTTAACACGCTTTTTCAATATAACTTCTATTGTTTAATATAACTTTAGAAATTAGTTCAAACCTACTATGTATATTTAACTTGTTAAAAATATTGTAAACATGTTTTTTTACAGTTGTTTCTGAAATGAAAAGTTGACTTCCTATTTTCTTATTATTTAGACCTCTTGTTATTAGGAATACAATTTCAATTTCCCTCTTTGTTAAATTGTACTTTATTAAATTTAACCCCATTTTAAATTCTGAAAATTCAGAACGCAATAAATCATTCATGATATACCTCTACTATTTAATTGGTAGAAGATTATAGGACTTTAAACATCTCAGTTTCTCAAAAAGCCATAATTTGTATAATCTTGAATTACTAATATATTATTTAATTTTTAAAGTGATGTCAAACAGAATTTTGTTCAGTATTTGTAATGAAACTTAAGTATATATTAATAAATATCTGAATAAAGAAGGATAATTCCAAAATAGTATCTGAATAATTATACATATTTTAAGTATAGATATTCTTAAATGGTCAATATAGTTTGTTGGATGAAATAAATATACATTTAATCAGATGTTTTTGGTTAAAAGCTAAAAAAATATAGATTAAATAGTTATCTCTCTTACATATTAAAGGTTAAATTTAGTTGTAAATGGTCTGTTTAAGTAATTATAACCCAACTAAAAAATATAATTTTCTTAAGTTTTACTTAACATTAGTTCGTTTAACGAAATGTGGTTGTGAATTTTTACTCAGATACGTATAGGGTTGATTATATGTTACTAAATTCGTAATATGTTGAAAACTATTGTCATAATTCGTATTAGAAGGTTAAAATATAACAAATAAAAAAGAGTGATTTATAATTACTCAAGAGGAGAAAATGTGAAAAAGAATTTATTATTTTTCATTGTTGCTTTAATGACAGTTGTTAGTTCTTTTGCTAGTAATAATGCAGAAGAAGGGAACATGAAAGAACCTGTTGTTTTTAGACTTATTAATGGAGGTGAACCTGCTTCTTTAGACCCTGCTATGATACAAGGTGTTCCAGAGAACAGAATTTATCAATCATTATTTGAAGGATTAGTTGCTTATGATTACGAAACAGCAAGAGCTATTCCTGGTGTTGCTCAGTCTTGGACTGTAAGTGATGATAATACTGTTTATACATTTAAATTAAGACAAACATCATGGAATGACGGTGTTGCAATTACAGCACAAACTTTCGTTGATTCATGGTTAAGAGAGTTAGATCCAAATACTGCTGCTCCATACGCATGGTTCCCATCAATGTTTGTAAAGGGTGCTGCAGAATATAATGCTGGTACTGCTGGAGCTGAGGCTGTTGGTGTTAAAGCTATTGATGATTATACATTAGAAGTTACTTTAGTTGGTCCACTACCATATGCATTAGATGCTTTTGCTCACTACTCATTTGGAATTGCTCCATTACATACTATTGCAGAACACGGTGATTCATGGACAAATGTAGATAAAATCGTAACTAACGGACCATACAAATTAAAAGAGTGGGTTCCTCAAGATAAATTAGTTGTAGAAAAAGATCCAAAATATTGGGACGCTAAAAATGTTAAAGTTGATCAATTTGTATACCTACCTGTAGAAGATAACAATACTGGTTATTCTATGTTCTTAAACGGTGAGGTTGACTGGATGACAACTGTACCTACAGATAGAATGAAAGAAGGTTTATTAAGAGATGATGTTATTGTTTCACCAAACCTAGCTACTTACTACTATGTAATTAACAATAAAGTAGAGCCTTTAACAGATGTTAGAGTAAGAAAAGCCTTATCAATGTCTATTAATAGAACAGAGTTAACTGAGAGAATTGGTCAAGCTGGTCAAATTCCTTCAGCAGCTATGGTTCCTACAATGGAAGGTTACCCAGCACTTGAAGGTAATACTTTTAACGTAGCAGAAGCTAAAAAACTTTTAGCAGAAGCTGGTTACCCTAACGGTGAAGGTTTCCCTGTATTACCTATTTTATATAACACTTCTGAAGGTCATAAAAAAATGGCTGAGTTTATTCAGGCACAGTGGAAAGAGAATCTTGGTATAGATGTAACTTTAGAGAATCAAGAGTGGAAAACATTCTTATCTTCAAAAAACCAACACGACTATTCAATTGCTAGATCTGGTTGGGGTGGAGATTATCAAGATCCTAATACTTTCTTAGATATGTTTGTAACTGGAGCTGCTATGAATGATATGCAGTATGAAAATCCTGAGTATGATGCACTAATTGAAAAAGCTGCAACTATGAAAGCAGGAGCTGCAAGGTTCGAAGCTTTAAGAGAAGCAGAATCTATGTTAGTTGAGAGAGATCAAGCTCTTATTCCGTTATATACTTATGTAAAAGTTAACTGTATTGACTTAAATAAATGGGGTGGTTGGGCTCCAAACGTTTTAGATTTACACCCACCAAGACAAATCTACAAAAAATAATTCATCAAAATATGATAAAGAGTCGCTATATAGCGACTCTTTATTGACTATTTATAAAAGTACATCAAAAATAAACTTAAAAAAAACCAGCAATTTTGCTGTTTATATATTACAATAAATTTTTAAGAGGGGTATATGATAAAATACATACTTAAGAGATTCCTTGGTATGATACCAACCATGTTTGCTATTATTACTATTGGATTTTTTCTAATTCGACTTGCACCAGGTGGACCATTTGATCAGGAGAAAAAAGTTCCAGAGCAAGTGATGAGAAATATAGAGGCTAAATATAATTTAGATAAGCCACTATATCAGCAATATTTAATGTATATGGGTAGTGTTTTAAGGGGTGACTTAGGACCTTCTTATAAATACACTGATAATGATGTTAATTTTTATATTTCTAATAGTTTACCTAACTCAATGTTATTAGGGTCAATATCCCTATTAGTGGCAATAATATTAGGTGTTCTTGTTGGAATATCTTCCGCTATAAATCAGAATAGTTGGATTGATTATACAGGTATGAGTATAGCAGTTATAGGTATATCTGTTCCAACATTTGTTGTCGGTCCTGTTTTAATGTATTTTTTAGCCCTTAAATGGCAGTTGCTACCAACATCTGGTTGGATTTCATCTAGTAACGGTTTAAAGACATTAATAATGCCGGTTATTACACTATCATTCCCTTATTTTGCAACAATTGCACGTCTTTCTAGAGCTAGTGTTTTAGAAGTTTTAAGAAGTTCTTATATAAGAACAGCCTACGCAAAGGGTTTAAGAAGCTCGGTTGTTATTTTTAAGCACGTTTTAAAAGGTGCAATGTTACCTATAGTTAGTTATTTAGGGCCAGCTTTTGCTGGAATTATAACTGGTTCTATTGTTATTGAGACAATTTTTAGGGTACCAGGACTTGGTAAATTTTTCGTTCAATCAGCACTAAATAGGGATTATACCCTTATAATGGGAGTTTTAATTGTCTATTCATTAATTCTTATTATTATGAACTTTGTTGTTGATGTTGTTTATGCCTTCTTAGATCCTAGGATCAGCTACAGGTAATTTTTAATTAATTGGAGAAATTATGGGGAATC
Above is a genomic segment from Thiospirochaeta perfilievii containing:
- a CDS encoding response regulator transcription factor, yielding MNDLLRSEFSEFKMGLNLIKYNLTKREIEIVFLITRGLNNKKIGSQLFISETTVKKHVYNIFNKLNIHSRFELISKVILNNRSYIEKAC
- a CDS encoding peptide ABC transporter substrate-binding protein, with protein sequence MKKNLLFFIVALMTVVSSFASNNAEEGNMKEPVVFRLINGGEPASLDPAMIQGVPENRIYQSLFEGLVAYDYETARAIPGVAQSWTVSDDNTVYTFKLRQTSWNDGVAITAQTFVDSWLRELDPNTAAPYAWFPSMFVKGAAEYNAGTAGAEAVGVKAIDDYTLEVTLVGPLPYALDAFAHYSFGIAPLHTIAEHGDSWTNVDKIVTNGPYKLKEWVPQDKLVVEKDPKYWDAKNVKVDQFVYLPVEDNNTGYSMFLNGEVDWMTTVPTDRMKEGLLRDDVIVSPNLATYYYVINNKVEPLTDVRVRKALSMSINRTELTERIGQAGQIPSAAMVPTMEGYPALEGNTFNVAEAKKLLAEAGYPNGEGFPVLPILYNTSEGHKKMAEFIQAQWKENLGIDVTLENQEWKTFLSSKNQHDYSIARSGWGGDYQDPNTFLDMFVTGAAMNDMQYENPEYDALIEKAATMKAGAARFEALREAESMLVERDQALIPLYTYVKVNCIDLNKWGGWAPNVLDLHPPRQIYKK
- a CDS encoding IS4 family transposase; protein product: MSFHDTIFRQILQLIPRYEFEKIVKSEKGDFANKGFSCWNQFSAMLFAQLSGQTGLRGIENGLELQSKKLYHLGISKTKRSTLSYANNNRPNEIYEKLFYSLLSKLHSKHKNHKFRFKNPLYSVDASTIDLCLSMFDWAHFRKKKGGIKLHVTLDHSSYIPSFVTVTDAKVHESNEIKNVPFKKDDVIVFDRGYTDYQYYSDLGEEGIYFVTRLKKNAKYSVLDDKDVSKYENILSEKIIVFDKIISKKGKPLKLRLVESYDPDLKKSITLITNHFSWSPRTISAIYKDRWQIEIFFKTIKQNLKIKSFLGTSRNAVLTQVWIVMISFLILKYMEFQSTLGWTVSSIMAILSTILFANLNLIDWLTVPPDKQAPQKSYLLQKELF
- a CDS encoding ABC transporter permease gives rise to the protein MIKYILKRFLGMIPTMFAIITIGFFLIRLAPGGPFDQEKKVPEQVMRNIEAKYNLDKPLYQQYLMYMGSVLRGDLGPSYKYTDNDVNFYISNSLPNSMLLGSISLLVAIILGVLVGISSAINQNSWIDYTGMSIAVIGISVPTFVVGPVLMYFLALKWQLLPTSGWISSSNGLKTLIMPVITLSFPYFATIARLSRASVLEVLRSSYIRTAYAKGLRSSVVIFKHVLKGAMLPIVSYLGPAFAGIITGSIVIETIFRVPGLGKFFVQSALNRDYTLIMGVLIVYSLILIIMNFVVDVVYAFLDPRISYR
- a CDS encoding M3 family metallopeptidase — translated: MKNPIIDKYDTKYGSIPFSKIEMNDYLPALEIGLINAYNNIKKIKSNVEPPNFTNTIEALEFVSEDLDKVANVYFNLYSLDSDADFKKLAEKISPKLAKFSGDIFTDTQLFDRVNKIYNDRENLSLSAEEKRLLDITYNSFRRNGALLKDDEKIELQKIDEKLSLLGPQFSKNTLDGTNSFELHITDPIRVKGLPESSLEAASFTAKNKGYEQGWVFTLQMPSYLPVMQYAEDRELRKELSLAYGTKNLGGEYDNRDIIKETIDLKFKRARLLGYNTHAHYTLEKRMANTPEIVDNFLNEIYETAYPAAKNELEEVKALAKEMDNIEDFNSWDFAYYSQKLKLKKYNFDPEVLRPYLKAENVINGVFDVANKMYGLNFIEVNNVELYHKDVTTYEVRDNNDSYIGLLYVDLYPRETKRSGAWMNTFKVQGLSNGEIERPHVLICGNLSPSTESKPSLLSFDETRTIFHEFGHALHGLLSNVRYKSLASPNVYWDFVELPSQIMENWLLEPETLSLFAKHYNTGEVLPTDLIEKVVKSQTFNAGNMNIRQLSLGFLDMAWHTTDPKDIGSVEEFEDKINEKTRLLPKTEGNTSTGFGHIFAGGYSSGYYSYKWAEVLDADAFEYFKEMGIFNKEVANSFRSNILSKGNTVDPMELYKKFRGTLPNSKALLKRDGLI